A region from the Verrucomicrobiota bacterium genome encodes:
- a CDS encoding Uma2 family endonuclease, with amino-acid sequence MSTALEQTKRVWTEADLEALPGEGYTHEVINGKLIMSPKNHFFHERICMRLSMAMNTFANERRLGVVLGSNAGFWMRNRNCRAPDFSFVTKDRLDKLGFQPRSRTFFPGAPDLAVEVLSPSNTPAEVQDRLDDFFDSGSRLAWIIHPEEEFVEICHSPTRRQILGRGASLAGENLMPGFTFPIADLFKEWDWD; translated from the coding sequence ATGAGCACGGCGTTGGAGCAGACGAAGCGCGTGTGGACCGAGGCCGATTTGGAAGCATTGCCCGGAGAAGGTTATACTCACGAAGTGATCAACGGCAAATTGATCATGAGTCCCAAAAATCACTTTTTCCACGAACGTATCTGCATGCGATTGTCCATGGCCATGAACACGTTTGCCAACGAACGTCGGTTGGGGGTGGTTCTTGGATCGAACGCCGGATTTTGGATGCGGAATCGGAATTGCCGGGCGCCCGACTTTTCGTTCGTGACCAAGGACCGTCTGGACAAACTCGGTTTCCAACCCCGCAGCCGCACTTTCTTCCCGGGTGCGCCGGATTTGGCGGTCGAAGTTTTGTCGCCGTCAAACACCCCGGCGGAAGTTCAAGACCGCCTTGATGACTTTTTTGACAGCGGCAGCCGGCTTGCGTGGATCATTCATCCTGAGGAGGAGTTTGTGGAGATCTGTCATTCCCCCACCCGCCGCCAAATCCTCGGTCGAGGAGCCTCGCTGGCCGGCGAGAATCTCATGCCTGGATTCACTTTTCCTATCGCCGATTTATTCAAGGAATGGGACTGGGATTAG
- a CDS encoding glycosyltransferase family 2 protein, with the protein MPASIPSVPPAKPWDLAVAYRIYPGIGRPPPCYGDDKLMLSDFCLRSFKQAMEGVKAKIWVLLDGCPPTYRRLFERMFPEGNLVIQELPGVGNLPTFGRQIELLTEQADADWVYFAEDDYFYFPGAFAEMLRQLQRQDGPDFVTPYDHLDYYTSPIHEAYSKPRPAKDRVWRPAGSSCLTFMTGRETLRQTTPLFRSYCRGNTDLALWLSVTRHPTLFPPGALRVARRQPGLLRFLAQSWWFHPGQNARGKRWTLAAPVPTMAAHMERHYLPPGLAWDQIFSEAASAWSMPPIPAGKACA; encoded by the coding sequence ATGCCGGCCTCGATCCCATCCGTTCCTCCTGCAAAACCCTGGGATCTCGCGGTCGCCTACCGAATCTACCCCGGAATCGGACGACCCCCGCCTTGTTACGGCGATGACAAGCTGATGTTGTCCGATTTCTGCCTGCGTTCCTTCAAGCAAGCGATGGAAGGGGTGAAGGCCAAGATTTGGGTGCTTCTGGATGGATGTCCGCCCACGTATCGCCGCCTGTTCGAGCGCATGTTTCCCGAGGGCAATCTGGTCATTCAGGAACTCCCCGGCGTTGGGAATCTTCCCACCTTCGGACGTCAGATCGAATTGTTGACGGAACAGGCTGATGCGGACTGGGTGTATTTCGCCGAGGACGACTACTTCTATTTTCCCGGCGCTTTCGCCGAAATGCTGCGGCAACTTCAACGCCAGGACGGTCCCGATTTCGTGACGCCCTACGATCATTTGGATTATTATACTTCGCCCATTCATGAAGCGTATTCAAAGCCACGGCCTGCGAAGGACCGCGTGTGGCGTCCGGCCGGTTCCTCCTGCCTGACGTTTATGACGGGGCGCGAAACCTTGAGGCAAACCACCCCGCTTTTTCGCAGTTATTGCCGAGGGAACACGGATCTGGCGTTGTGGCTCAGTGTGACGCGTCATCCCACGCTTTTTCCACCCGGTGCCTTGAGGGTGGCCCGGAGGCAGCCCGGGCTGCTGAGGTTCCTCGCGCAGTCCTGGTGGTTTCATCCGGGACAAAACGCGCGGGGAAAGCGGTGGACATTGGCGGCCCCTGTTCCCACGATGGCTGCACACATGGAACGTCATTATCTGCCTCCCGGGCTGGCTTGGGATCAGATCTTCAGCGAGGCGGCATCGGCCTGGTCCATGCCACCCATCCCGGCCGGAAAGGCCTGCGCTTAA
- a CDS encoding class I SAM-dependent methyltransferase has translation MGTNLTAETHSSTPLWVRRLAHGVVDAYNAVVVALQPPWTPGPAVPELFEIAERARSLSDISDHLVPLYYETLELAPKLIVELGVRGGESTFVFERVARRTGAALVSVDLEDCSKVLDYPRWNFVRADDIEFSQRFPDWCREKQLPAEIDALFIDTSHVYEHTLQEMKSWLPWVGARGKVFFHDTNQRRFYWRRNGTAGLGWWNERGVIRAIEDYFGRRFDERRDFVDAAGGWMIRHTSTCSGLTILSRIPGADGSGR, from the coding sequence ATGGGCACGAATCTGACTGCGGAGACGCATTCCTCGACCCCTCTTTGGGTGCGGCGACTGGCGCATGGCGTCGTGGACGCTTACAACGCCGTGGTCGTCGCGCTCCAGCCGCCCTGGACGCCGGGTCCGGCGGTGCCGGAGCTTTTCGAGATTGCGGAACGGGCGAGGAGTTTGTCCGACATCAGCGATCATTTGGTGCCATTGTACTATGAGACGCTGGAGCTTGCGCCCAAGCTCATTGTCGAGTTGGGAGTGAGAGGCGGGGAAAGCACTTTTGTGTTCGAGCGGGTGGCGCGCAGAACGGGCGCGGCGTTGGTCAGTGTCGATCTGGAGGATTGCTCGAAGGTGCTCGATTACCCGAGGTGGAATTTTGTCCGAGCCGACGACATCGAGTTCTCCCAGCGTTTTCCCGATTGGTGCCGGGAAAAGCAATTGCCGGCGGAGATCGACGCGCTGTTCATCGACACCAGCCATGTTTACGAACACACGCTGCAGGAGATGAAGTCATGGCTGCCTTGGGTGGGGGCGCGCGGCAAAGTCTTTTTTCACGACACTAATCAGCGGCGCTTTTACTGGCGGAGGAATGGGACGGCCGGATTGGGATGGTGGAACGAGCGCGGGGTGATTCGAGCCATCGAGGATTACTTCGGGCGCCGTTTCGATGAGCGCCGCGATTTCGTGGATGCCGCGGGAGGCTGGATGATCCGGCACACGTCGACGTGCTCCGGCCTGACCATCCTGAGCCGGATCCCCGGGGCGGACGGTTCCGGCCGGTGA
- a CDS encoding FAD-binding protein: MESAGKTWTELVRILSSDRVLTAREDLIPYSFDGTAALTQAPGAVVFVETADEVAAILKWANAEKIPIVTRGSGTGLSGGSLPVPGCVVLCTVRMAKILEVDRANLTMLVEPGVTTLQAADAASAAGLFYPPDPGSMRISTIGGNVAENSGGLRGLKYGITRNYVMGLEVVLPDGEVLWTGNKCVKDVAGYSLKDLFVGSEGTLGVITKVLLRLIPKPAAKKTMVATFSSMESAAQTVSDIIAAQIIPCTLEFLDRTTIHCVEDYAKVGLPLDCESLLLMETDGHPAAVAEEAARMEECARKNGCLEVRVAKDDAEATRLATARRSAFSALARVSPTTILEDATVPRSELARMIRFVEAVARKYRLRIGTFGHMGDGNLHPTFLTDERNHEEMHRIEQAFHEIFEEAIRLGGTITGEHGVGVAKKSFLPKFAGDTQMRVMRCLRQALDPNRILNPGKMFD; this comes from the coding sequence ATGGAATCAGCTGGGAAAACATGGACGGAGTTGGTCCGGATCCTTTCTTCCGACCGCGTGTTGACAGCGCGAGAGGATTTAATCCCGTATTCCTTCGATGGGACGGCCGCTTTGACTCAGGCTCCGGGCGCGGTGGTCTTCGTCGAGACGGCGGATGAAGTCGCGGCGATTCTGAAGTGGGCCAACGCGGAGAAGATTCCCATCGTCACGCGCGGATCCGGAACGGGATTGAGCGGGGGAAGCCTTCCGGTTCCGGGCTGTGTGGTGCTTTGCACCGTGCGCATGGCGAAGATTCTGGAGGTGGATCGAGCCAACCTGACGATGCTGGTGGAGCCGGGGGTGACGACTCTGCAGGCGGCCGACGCGGCGTCCGCCGCGGGACTGTTTTATCCGCCCGATCCGGGATCGATGCGGATTTCGACCATCGGCGGGAATGTGGCGGAAAACTCGGGCGGCTTGCGTGGCTTGAAGTACGGCATCACGCGCAATTACGTGATGGGACTGGAGGTGGTGTTGCCGGATGGGGAGGTTTTGTGGACCGGCAACAAGTGTGTGAAGGATGTGGCCGGTTATTCACTCAAGGATTTGTTCGTGGGATCCGAAGGCACCCTCGGGGTGATCACGAAAGTGCTCTTGCGTCTCATTCCCAAGCCCGCGGCGAAGAAGACCATGGTGGCGACATTTTCGTCCATGGAGTCGGCGGCGCAAACCGTGTCCGACATCATCGCAGCTCAGATTATTCCCTGCACCCTGGAGTTTCTGGATCGAACGACCATTCATTGCGTCGAGGATTACGCCAAAGTGGGGCTGCCGCTGGATTGCGAGAGTTTGTTGTTGATGGAGACGGACGGGCATCCAGCGGCGGTAGCGGAGGAGGCGGCGCGGATGGAGGAATGCGCGCGGAAGAACGGTTGTTTGGAAGTGAGGGTGGCCAAGGATGATGCCGAGGCCACGCGTTTGGCGACGGCCCGACGCAGCGCCTTCTCGGCCTTGGCCCGGGTTTCTCCCACCACGATCTTGGAGGACGCGACGGTGCCTCGAAGCGAGTTGGCCCGGATGATTCGGTTTGTCGAAGCGGTGGCCAGGAAGTATCGCCTGCGGATTGGAACCTTCGGTCACATGGGCGATGGCAATCTGCATCCCACGTTTCTGACGGACGAGCGGAACCATGAGGAAATGCATCGAATCGAGCAGGCGTTTCACGAGATTTTTGAGGAAGCGATCCGGCTGGGAGGAACCATTACCGGGGAACACGGCGTGGGGGTGGCCAAAAAATCGTTCTTGCCGAAGTTCGCCGGGGACACGCAGATGCGAGTGATGCGTTGCTTGCGTCAGGCGCTTGATCCGAACCGGATTTTGAACCCAGGCAAAATGTTTGACTGA